A stretch of Numenius arquata chromosome 11, bNumArq3.hap1.1, whole genome shotgun sequence DNA encodes these proteins:
- the HNRNPA0 gene encoding heterogeneous nuclear ribonucleoprotein A0: MENSQLCKLFIGGLNVQTTEAGLREHFAAYGTLTDCVVVLNPQTKRSRCFGFVTYSAVEEADAAMAASPHAVDGNAVELKRAVSREDSAKPGAHAKVKKLFVGGLKGDVGEGDLVQHFSQFGPVEKAEIIADKQSGKKRGFGFVYFQNHDAADKAAVVKFHPIQGHRVEVKKAVPKEDIQSGGGGGGSSRPSRGGRGGGRGRGGGGSGNRDHNGLSKGGGGYNSYGGYGGGGGGGGYGSYGSGSYGGGGGGGGGDYGNGYGGFGSYSQHQSSYGPMKSGGGGGGGGGNWGGRSNSGPYRGGYGGGGYGGGSF, encoded by the coding sequence ATGGAGAACTCGCAGCTATGCAAGCTGTTCATCGGCGGCCTGAACGTGCAGACGACAGAGGCCGGGCTGCGGGAGCACTTCGCGGCCTACGGTACCCTCACCGACTGCGTGGTGGTGCTCAACCCGCAGACCAAGCGCTCCCGCTGCTTCGGCTTCGTCACCTACTCGGCGGTGGAGGAGGCCGACGCCGCCATGGCCGCCTCCCCCCACGCCGTGGACGGGAACGCGGTGGAGCTGAAGCGGGCCGTGTCCCGGGAGGACTCGGCCAAACCGGGGGCCCACGCTAAGGTGAAGAAGCTCTTTGTGGGCGGCCTCAAAGGGGACGTGGGCGAAGGGGACCTGGTGCAGCACTTCAGCCAGTTCGGCCCCGTGGAGAAGGCCGAGATCATCGCCGACAAACAGAGCGGGAAAAAGCGCGGCTTCGGCTTCGTCTATTTCCAGAACCACGACGCCGCCGACAAGGCGGCCGTGGTCAAGTTCCACCCGATCCAGGGCCACCGTGTGGAGGTCAAGAAAGCCGTGCCCAAGGAGGACATCCAGtcgggcgggggaggcggcggctctTCCCGGCCCTCccggggaggcagaggaggaggacggGGTCGGGGCGGCGGCGGATCCGGCAACCGGGATCACAACGGCCTGTCCAAAGGAGGCGGCGGTTACAATAGCTACGGTGGCTacggcggaggaggcggcggcggcggttacGGCTCCTATGGCAGCGGCTCCtacggaggcggcggcggagggggagGCGGCGACTACGGCAACGGGTACGGCGGGTTCGGCAGCTACAGCCAGCACCAGTCCTCCTACGGCCCCATGAAGAGCGgcggaggaggtggaggagggggCGGCAACTGGGGGGGCCGCAGTAACAGTGGACCGTACAGAGGAGGCTATGGTGGGGGAGGCTACGGGGGCGGCTCTTTCTGA